TCTTCACGCTCACGCCCCACTGCAGCACGAAGGAGTTCTCCGTGACCGGGTAGTGGCAGTTGATCAGCACGTTCTCGATCTCGAAGCCCTTGTAGGTGTTGAGCAGCGTGTTGATCATGTAGGACGGGCCGTAGTAGGAGGCCTCGGAGCGGAGCAGGTTCTCCTCGCCGCCGTAGTTCGAGGCCATGCCCATGTCCGGGCGCCCCTTGGTGTTCAGGTACTGGGTGGCGATGTGGCCCTCGAACACGTTCTTGAAGTAGGTCGGGAACGCGTAGTGGATGTAGAAGAAGTGGGCCATGTCGACCATGTTGTCGATGATCTCGCGGCAGTTGGAGTTCTCGATCAGCACCGAGTCCCAGGTCCAGTTGCTCCACTCACCGCTGAAGATGCCGTCGATGCGCGGGATCGCCAGCTCCGGCGGCGGCGGATTGCCCTCGGGATCGTGCCAGACGAACAGCTGCTTGTTCTCCTCGCACGTGGTCCACGACCGCGTGCGTGCCCGCAGCGGAACCCTTTTGGCGTAGGGAATCGACTTGCACTTGCCGTCGCCGCCCCAGCGCCAGTCGTGGAACGGGCAGGCGATCTCGTCACCCTTGACCGTGCCCTGGGTCAGGTCGCCGCCCATGTGCCTGCAGTACCCGTCGAGCACGTTCAGCTTGCCGTCGCCGGACTGGAACACCACCAGCTTGGTGCCGAAGGCGTTGATGGCGTGGGGTTTCCCGTCGCGGAAGCTCTCGGCGAGGCCGAGGCAGTGCCAGCCCCTGGCGAACCGGGTCGGTGGTGCACCGGCGTCGATCGTGCGAAAGCTCTCGGTCATCGCGTACCTCCGGTTCGATTCTTGGCCGCGAGGTCCTCGGCCGCAAGGTAGCCGAAGACCATCGCCGGCCCGATGGTCGCGCCGGGCCCCGCGTAGGTGTGGCCCATCACCGCGGCGCTGGTGTTGCCCGCCGCGTACAGCCCGTCGATCACCGAGCCGTCCGCGCGCAGCACCCTGGCGCGGGTGTCGGTCAGCAGACCGCCCTTGGTGCCCAGGTCACCCGGCACCACGCGCACCGCGTAGAACGGCGCCTTGTCCACCGGGCCGAGGCTCGGGTTGGGCTTGTTGAGCGGGTCTCCGTAGTAGTGGTCGTAGGCGCTCTTGCCGCGGCCGAAGTCCTGGTCCACGCCCTCGCGGGCGAAACCGTTGAACCGGGCCACGGTGGCTTCGAGGCGGTCGGCAGGCAGTCCGGTCGAATCGGCCAGCTC
The genomic region above belongs to Amycolatopsis sp. YIM 10 and contains:
- a CDS encoding Rieske 2Fe-2S domain-containing protein, whose amino-acid sequence is MTESFRTIDAGAPPTRFARGWHCLGLAESFRDGKPHAINAFGTKLVVFQSGDGKLNVLDGYCRHMGGDLTQGTVKGDEIACPFHDWRWGGDGKCKSIPYAKRVPLRARTRSWTTCEENKQLFVWHDPEGNPPPPELAIPRIDGIFSGEWSNWTWDSVLIENSNCREIIDNMVDMAHFFYIHYAFPTYFKNVFEGHIATQYLNTKGRPDMGMASNYGGEENLLRSEASYYGPSYMINTLLNTYKGFEIENVLINCHYPVTENSFVLQWGVSVKKLPGVDDEQADKIAGKFAKSIGVGFLQDVEIWRNKSRIDNPLLCEEDGPVYQLRRWYEQFYVDVADVTPEMTQRFEFEVDTTRANEVWAVEVQENLARQAAEAEV